A single genomic interval of Rhodopseudomonas palustris harbors:
- a CDS encoding alpha/beta hydrolase family protein, whose translation MDRRFFLAATSLATLFTNAGQAPAAAGSPPVDRLLFPSDNQFWYETLRAIGAGEYGGSSFGEVLATANSIQAGDVDSWYAAWNATADRVAEEASRQLARGHRVSARDGLLRAATYYQCSDFFLHGSPHDARVLRAYKRSVECYGQAARMHEPAIEPVEIPYGTGTLPGYFHSAGRPGRRPTLILHTGFDGSAEEMHVFGARAAVERGYNVLAFDGPGQYGPLHRDGLVFRPDWENAVGPVVDFALTRPDVDPKRLALMGISLGGLLAPRAAAYEKRLAALIANDGVYDFSATFKANVPPEKLEGFLSGLKADQAPAIDQMLAQQMKTSTTFRWAYEHGMWSTGAASPRAFLAKMLDYNLRNGVAEAITCPTLVCDAEADLFFTQQPQQLYDHLTCRKTLIRFTTAEGAGAHCQVGANRLAFARIFDWLDETLG comes from the coding sequence ATGGATCGTCGTTTCTTTCTCGCCGCGACTTCACTTGCAACTCTGTTCACCAACGCTGGCCAAGCGCCAGCGGCGGCAGGCTCGCCTCCGGTCGATCGGCTGCTGTTTCCCAGCGATAATCAGTTCTGGTACGAGACGCTGCGAGCGATCGGAGCCGGAGAATACGGCGGCTCATCATTTGGCGAAGTTCTGGCGACGGCCAACAGCATCCAAGCTGGCGACGTGGATAGCTGGTACGCAGCATGGAACGCGACCGCAGACCGTGTTGCAGAGGAAGCGTCCAGACAGTTGGCGCGGGGCCATCGGGTCAGCGCGCGAGATGGTCTGTTGCGCGCGGCGACCTACTACCAGTGCTCCGATTTCTTCCTGCACGGAAGCCCGCACGACGCCAGGGTTTTGCGGGCTTATAAGCGGTCGGTGGAATGCTACGGCCAAGCCGCCAGGATGCACGAACCGGCCATCGAACCCGTCGAAATCCCATACGGGACCGGCACGCTGCCCGGCTATTTCCACTCAGCCGGCCGCCCTGGCCGGCGTCCAACTCTGATCCTGCATACCGGCTTCGACGGTTCAGCTGAAGAGATGCATGTGTTCGGCGCACGCGCGGCAGTCGAACGCGGCTATAATGTCCTGGCTTTTGACGGCCCCGGCCAATATGGCCCGCTGCATCGCGACGGCCTCGTCTTCAGGCCGGACTGGGAAAATGCGGTCGGTCCGGTGGTCGATTTCGCGCTGACGCGGCCCGACGTCGATCCGAAACGCTTGGCGCTGATGGGAATCAGCCTGGGCGGGCTATTGGCCCCGCGGGCGGCCGCCTACGAGAAGCGCCTTGCGGCTCTGATTGCCAATGACGGCGTCTACGATTTTTCCGCCACCTTCAAAGCGAACGTTCCGCCTGAAAAACTCGAAGGCTTCCTGTCGGGTTTGAAAGCGGATCAAGCGCCGGCGATCGATCAGATGCTGGCGCAGCAAATGAAGACGTCGACGACTTTCCGCTGGGCCTACGAGCACGGGATGTGGTCGACCGGCGCCGCGTCACCACGCGCTTTCCTAGCTAAGATGCTCGACTACAATCTTCGCAATGGGGTGGCGGAGGCGATCACTTGCCCGACGCTGGTTTGCGACGCCGAGGCAGATCTGTTCTTCACACAACAGCCCCAGCAACTGTACGATCACCTGACCTGTCGTAAGACCCTGATCCGTTTCACGACGGCGGAAGGCGCCGGCGCGCATTGCCAAGTCGGAGCCAACCGATTGGCTTTCGCCCGAATCTTCGATTGGCTCGACGAGACGCTCGGCTAG
- a CDS encoding TetR/AcrR family transcriptional regulator — MQRNSPKSRPGGRAARTKTATFQAVAELVAEKGHGAVSMTDVAERAGVAATSLYRRWGDIGSLIREVAVEQLMRDYPIPDTGSIEGDLRQWARSIALTLSRPEGSSFFRAFVATATPTHAGTVAPPEALARRIEQIEQMLARANARGERALAVDDVIDFLLAPLFVRALFGTPLDEEAAEALAERLLKRW, encoded by the coding sequence ATGCAGCGTAATTCTCCTAAATCCCGACCTGGCGGTCGCGCGGCGCGGACAAAAACTGCTACGTTTCAAGCAGTTGCGGAGCTCGTCGCGGAAAAGGGACATGGGGCGGTAAGCATGACCGACGTGGCCGAGCGAGCCGGAGTCGCGGCGACGAGCCTCTATCGGCGCTGGGGAGACATCGGCTCGCTGATCCGCGAGGTCGCGGTCGAGCAGTTGATGCGCGACTATCCCATTCCCGACACGGGATCGATCGAGGGCGATCTCCGCCAGTGGGCGCGATCGATCGCTTTGACCTTAAGCCGGCCCGAAGGTTCGTCTTTCTTTCGCGCCTTCGTCGCCACCGCCACGCCGACACATGCCGGGACCGTGGCGCCGCCGGAAGCGTTGGCACGGCGGATCGAGCAGATTGAGCAGATGCTGGCGCGCGCGAATGCCCGCGGCGAACGCGCGCTCGCCGTCGATGACGTCATCGACTTTCTGCTCGCCCCGCTGTTCGTGCGCGCGCTTTTCGGCACGCCGCTCGACGAGGAAGCGGCCGAGGCTCTAGCCGAAAGGTTGCTGAAGAGATGGTGA
- a CDS encoding inositol monophosphatase family protein — translation MIHSALINVMVKAARRAGRSLKRDFGEIENLQVSLKGPANFVSRADKRAEEMLYEDLSKARPGYGFLGEEGGVREGADKSHRWIVDPLDGTTNFLHGIPHFAISIGLEREGTMIAGVIYNPANEELYIAERGKGAFLNDTRLRVANRRELHDCVIGCGLPHIGRGDFAQNQREMAALQPKVAGLRRFGTASLDLGAVAAGRFDGFWERNLSPWDIAAGIVMIREAGGTVGDINGGDVLKTGDIVCGNETIHAELARILKPLS, via the coding sequence ATGATCCATTCCGCCCTCATCAACGTCATGGTCAAGGCGGCGCGCCGCGCCGGCCGCAGCCTCAAGCGCGACTTCGGCGAGATCGAGAATCTCCAGGTGTCGCTGAAGGGCCCGGCAAACTTCGTGTCGCGCGCCGACAAGCGCGCCGAGGAGATGCTGTACGAGGACCTGTCGAAAGCCCGGCCGGGCTACGGCTTCCTCGGCGAGGAAGGCGGCGTGCGCGAAGGCGCCGACAAGAGCCACCGCTGGATCGTCGATCCGCTCGACGGCACCACCAACTTCCTGCACGGCATCCCGCATTTCGCGATCTCGATCGGGCTCGAGCGCGAGGGCACGATGATCGCTGGCGTGATCTACAATCCTGCCAATGAGGAGCTGTACATCGCCGAGCGCGGCAAGGGCGCCTTCCTCAACGACACCCGCCTGCGCGTCGCCAATCGCCGTGAACTCCACGACTGCGTCATCGGCTGCGGCCTGCCGCATATCGGCCGCGGTGACTTCGCGCAGAACCAGCGCGAGATGGCCGCCCTGCAGCCGAAGGTCGCCGGCCTGCGCCGGTTCGGTACCGCCTCGCTCGACCTCGGCGCGGTCGCGGCCGGCCGCTTCGACGGCTTCTGGGAACGCAACCTGTCGCCGTGGGACATCGCAGCCGGCATCGTGATGATCCGCGAAGCCGGCGGCACCGTCGGCGACATCAACGGCGGCGACGTTCTCAAGACCGGCGACATCGTCTGCGGCAACGAAACCATCCACGCCGAACTCGCGCGGATCCTGAAGCCGCTGAGCTGA
- a CDS encoding tetratricopeptide repeat protein codes for MKALRAFAIVAASLLLATGAAAQVSLSPPSGPNPFPKPLEPEKPKPRPPAPAKAPATEAKDKAKKPGDKPDAKAAPEGGAATAEDPNVDLVYGAYQRGFYKTAFELAQKRAADNDAKAMTMLGELYANALGVKRDYKKAAEWYSRAADLGDREAMFALAMARMGGRGGPPNREEAAKWLAQAAKLGEPKAAYNLALLYLDGQTFPQDVKRAAELLRMAADAGNPEAQYALATFYKEGTGVTKSIEQSVRLLQAAALAGNVPAQVEYAIALYNGTGTPKNEPAAVALLRKAARANNPIAQNRLAHVLVSGQGAPRDINEAMKWHLVAKTAGKGDLQLDQTLAQMSAEDRAKAEEAARTWIGGGK; via the coding sequence ATGAAGGCGCTGCGCGCGTTCGCGATTGTTGCGGCTTCACTGCTGCTTGCCACCGGCGCGGCGGCGCAAGTTTCGCTGTCGCCGCCGTCTGGCCCCAACCCATTCCCGAAGCCGCTGGAGCCGGAAAAGCCGAAGCCCAGGCCGCCGGCTCCGGCTAAGGCACCCGCCACCGAGGCGAAGGACAAGGCCAAGAAGCCGGGAGACAAACCCGACGCTAAGGCCGCCCCCGAGGGCGGCGCGGCCACGGCCGAAGATCCCAACGTCGACCTGGTGTACGGCGCCTATCAGCGCGGCTTCTACAAGACCGCGTTCGAACTGGCGCAGAAGCGCGCCGCCGACAACGACGCCAAGGCCATGACCATGCTGGGCGAGCTCTATGCCAATGCCCTCGGCGTGAAGCGCGACTACAAGAAGGCGGCGGAGTGGTACTCGCGAGCGGCCGATCTCGGCGACCGCGAGGCGATGTTTGCCCTCGCCATGGCCCGGATGGGCGGCCGCGGCGGCCCGCCGAACCGCGAGGAAGCCGCCAAATGGCTGGCGCAGGCTGCCAAGCTTGGCGAGCCGAAGGCAGCCTATAATCTGGCGCTGCTCTATCTCGACGGCCAGACCTTCCCGCAGGACGTCAAGCGCGCTGCCGAACTGCTGCGGATGGCCGCCGATGCCGGCAACCCGGAAGCCCAATACGCGCTGGCGACCTTCTACAAGGAAGGTACAGGGGTAACCAAGAGCATCGAGCAGTCGGTGCGGTTGCTGCAGGCCGCCGCGCTCGCCGGCAACGTCCCGGCCCAGGTCGAATACGCCATCGCGCTGTACAACGGCACCGGCACCCCGAAGAACGAGCCGGCCGCCGTTGCGCTGCTGCGCAAGGCGGCGCGGGCCAACAACCCGATCGCCCAGAACCGCCTCGCCCATGTGCTGGTCTCCGGCCAGGGCGCGCCGCGCGACATCAACGAGGCGATGAAATGGCACCTGGTCGCCAAGACCGCCGGCAAGGGCGATCTGCAGCTCGACCAGACGCTGGCCCAGATGTCGGCCGAGGATCGCGCCAAGGCCGAAGAGGCGGCGCGGACCTGGATCGGCGGCGGCAAATGA
- a CDS encoding thiamine phosphate synthase: MNAKPAPSRPAPRLYLATPVTADPAALAAALPKLLAAADIAAVLLRLESSDPRTLTSRIKAVAPVVQAGGAALLVDGHADLVARGGADGAHLSGIKAMQEWLPQLQPSRIAGVGGLETRHDSMIAGEAGADYVLFGEPGADGTRPSPEAIAERLDWWAELFEPPCVGYATSREEVHQFATAGADFVLVGDFIWGADDPTAALADAGEALRQGFAAAPRQ, translated from the coding sequence ATGAACGCCAAGCCTGCTCCATCGCGTCCGGCGCCGCGCCTGTATCTGGCGACGCCGGTGACTGCCGATCCCGCCGCCCTGGCCGCGGCTCTGCCGAAGCTGCTCGCCGCTGCCGATATCGCGGCGGTACTGCTACGGCTGGAGTCGTCCGATCCGCGGACCCTGACGTCGCGGATCAAGGCGGTGGCACCAGTGGTGCAGGCAGGCGGCGCGGCGCTCCTGGTCGACGGCCACGCCGACCTGGTGGCCCGCGGCGGCGCCGACGGCGCGCATCTGTCAGGCATCAAGGCGATGCAGGAATGGCTGCCGCAGTTGCAGCCGTCCCGGATCGCCGGCGTCGGCGGGCTGGAAACCCGCCATGATTCGATGATCGCCGGCGAAGCCGGCGCCGATTACGTGCTGTTCGGCGAACCCGGCGCCGATGGAACCCGGCCGTCGCCGGAGGCGATCGCCGAGCGGCTGGACTGGTGGGCCGAGCTGTTCGAGCCGCCATGCGTCGGCTATGCGACCAGCCGCGAGGAAGTCCATCAATTCGCCACAGCAGGTGCCGATTTCGTGCTGGTGGGCGACTTCATCTGGGGCGCCGACGATCCCACGGCCGCGCTGGCGGACGCCGGCGAAGCGCTACGTCAAGGCTTCGCTGCCGCCCCCCGGCAATGA
- a CDS encoding class I fructose-bisphosphate aldolase, with amino-acid sequence MNLADLNQIARAMVAPGKGILAADESSGTIKKRFDVIGVESTETNRRDYREMLFRSKEAMSDYVSGVILYDETIWQNAADGTPLVKLIEQAGSIPGIKVDEGTQPLPNCPGETITVGLDKLAERLAKYYKQGARFAKWRAVIDIDTARGVPSHTAIMTNAHALARYAALCQQAQIVPIVEPEVLMDGAHDIDTCYSITEWVLKETFQQLYFQRVALEGMILKPNMAVPGKKSAKKASVQEVAEKTVKLLKACVPSAVPGIAFLSGGQSDEEATAHLDAMNKIGGLPWGLTFSYGRALQAAPQKAWSGKAENVAAGQAAFTHRARMNSLAAKGEWSAELETKKAA; translated from the coding sequence ATGAACCTCGCTGACTTGAACCAGATCGCTCGCGCCATGGTCGCGCCCGGCAAAGGCATTCTCGCCGCCGACGAGTCCTCGGGGACGATCAAGAAGCGGTTCGACGTCATCGGGGTGGAGTCGACCGAGACCAACCGCCGCGACTATCGCGAGATGCTGTTCCGCTCCAAGGAAGCGATGAGCGACTACGTCTCCGGCGTGATCCTGTACGACGAGACGATCTGGCAGAACGCCGCCGACGGCACCCCGCTGGTGAAGCTGATCGAGCAGGCCGGCAGCATTCCGGGCATCAAGGTCGACGAGGGCACTCAGCCGCTGCCGAACTGCCCGGGCGAAACCATCACGGTCGGCCTCGACAAGCTCGCCGAGCGGCTCGCCAAATACTACAAGCAGGGTGCCCGGTTCGCGAAGTGGCGCGCGGTGATCGACATCGACACTGCCCGTGGCGTTCCGAGCCACACCGCGATCATGACCAACGCCCACGCGCTGGCGCGCTACGCGGCGCTGTGCCAGCAGGCCCAGATCGTGCCGATCGTCGAGCCGGAGGTGCTGATGGACGGCGCCCACGACATCGACACCTGCTACAGCATCACCGAATGGGTGCTGAAGGAAACCTTCCAGCAACTGTACTTCCAGCGCGTCGCCCTTGAAGGCATGATCCTGAAGCCGAACATGGCTGTCCCCGGCAAGAAATCGGCTAAGAAGGCGTCGGTGCAGGAAGTCGCCGAGAAGACCGTGAAGCTGCTGAAGGCCTGCGTGCCGTCGGCGGTGCCGGGCATCGCCTTCCTGTCCGGCGGCCAGTCGGACGAAGAAGCGACGGCCCACCTCGATGCCATGAACAAGATCGGTGGCCTGCCCTGGGGCCTCACCTTCTCGTACGGCCGTGCCCTGCAGGCCGCGCCGCAGAAGGCGTGGTCGGGCAAGGCCGAGAACGTCGCGGCCGGCCAGGCCGCGTTCACCCACCGGGCCCGGATGAACTCGCTCGCCGCCAAGGGCGAGTGGAGCGCCGAGCTCGAAACCAAGAAGGCCGCCTGA